The following nucleotide sequence is from Peptococcaceae bacterium.
CCACAGCGCGATGACTTCGTTCATCGACTCTTTTGTCGCACCCTTAAGCGTGATCAACGCCCTCATTATCGCGGTCGGCACCCAGGAAAGCGAAAAAACGGCGCAGGCTTTAAGCATGCTGGAAGAAATATGGGATACTTTCAAAATCTACTACACGGGCAACGGCGACTAGTGCTGCCTTTTTTTCAAGCCCAGTATTTGCCTGGCCTCCGCGGGAGTTGCTATTTCACGCCCCATAGCCAGCGCGATTTTTTTTACCCGGCGAACCAGATCAACATTTGTGGCCAGAACCCCCTTGCGGTAATAAATGTTGTCTTCCAGCCCTACACGAACGCTCCCGCCCAGCGCAAGGGCTACAGCGGAAAGAGAAACATGGTCTTTGCCAATGGCGGAGACGGTCCAGGTCACACCCTCGGGTAAATTTTCGTAAAGGAAAAAGAGCTGCTTCGCGCTCGCCGGCTGGGAACCCGGGACGCCCAGGACCAGGTTGATCTGGAGAGGCCATTCAAGCACACCCTTTTTTACCAGCTGCAAAGCGTTGAACAGCATGGCGGTGTCAAAGACCTCGATCTCCGGTTTGACGCCGTATTTTTTCATCTCACCAGCCAGGTAGGCAATGGTTTCGGGGTCGTTGAAATTGGCCGACGTAGGAAAGTTCGACGAGCCGGTCGCCAGGCTGGCCATCTCCGGCGCAAGGCAGATCATCTGGCCCCTTTCTTGATATGATTTGCCCGCGCGCCCGCCGGTGGAAAGCTGGGTAATAATATCGCAGTTTCTTTTCGCCTCAAGGCAGGCCAGTATTTCACGATACACGTTGACATCCGAAGTCGGCTTGCCTTCCCTGTCCCTGGCATGTATATGGGCCACCGCGGCCCCCTCCTCCCAGCACTCGTAAATCTGGTCGGCTATTTCCTGCGGAGTAACGGGTAAATTTGGGTTCATTTCCTTGGTCGGGACATTCCCCGTAGGCGCAACCGTAATGATTACCTTGTTCTCCATCCACAAGGCCCTCCTTTGTTTCTTGTTTATCACCTGTATCCGGCAAGTGTGTTCGCGAACTCGGCAAAACCCGCCTCCATCCTCTCCACCAGCTCGTCAACTTCTTCTTTCGTAATAATCAACGGCGGCGCGAGCAGGAACTGGTCACCGTTTTCACCGTCGGCCATCCCGCCGCCGGGATAAACGACAACCCCGTGCTTCATCAAGGTAACGGTAATCTTTTCCGCCAGGCCCAGCGATGCGGGAAAAGGTTCTTTTGTCGCCTTGTCTTTGACCAATTCAACACCCTGCAGCAGTCCTTTGCCGCGCACATCGCCCACGAACCAAAAAGGAAGAAGTTTTTCCTGCAATTGTTTGAGCATGTAATCCCCTACAGCGCGCACGTTTTCCAGTATATTATCCTCGATGAGCGTTTTGATGACCGCTACCGCCACAGCTGCGGAAAGCGGGTTCCCTCCATACGTGTGCCCGTGGACAAAAGCGCCCGACCCACGCTTGAATGTGTCATAAATCTCGTCTTTGGCCAGGACAGCGCCCAGGGGAGAATATCCGGCGCTCATTCCCTTGGCCGAGCAGATCATATCCGGTATTACGCCAAAATCCTCAATGGCAAAGATGAAACCCGTTCTGCCGTACCCGGCCATCACCTCGTCGGAAATAAAGAGTATATCGTAGTGGTCGCAGATCTGGCGGATAACCCTGAAATAGTCCCTGTGAGGCACCAGCGCGCCGCTCGCCGCGCCCACCACCGGCTCGGCAATGAAGGCCGCTATTGAATCTGCGCCTTCCGTTTTTAATACCCTCTCCAGATCAAGGGCGCAATGCGCTCCGCAGGTCTCCACCTGCTTATCGAACGGGCAGCGGTAGCAATACGGCGCGGCGATGTGCGGGAAATCCAGCAGGAGCGGCGTGTATTTTTTCCGGCGCCTGTCGCCGGTCATGGAAAGAGCGCCGATGGTGTTCCCGTGATAACTGTGCCAGCGGGAGACGATGCGGTACTTGGCAGACTTCCCGTCCCGCTCCAGGTAATACTGCCGGGCCATTTTCAGGGCGGATTCCGTCGCTTCTGATCCCCCGGAAACAAGGTACAGCTTGTTCAGTGTGCCGGGAGCCAGGCTGGCGACAAGGTCCGCAAGCTCCTTAATTGGCGCCGAAGTCCACCGGGAAAGGTGACAGAAAGCAATCTTTTCCGCCTGTTCGGTCATGGCTTTAATAATACGGGGATGACCGTGGCCCAGGTTGGAAACGGCTGCACCGGCGCAGGCGTCGATATAGCGGTTCCCCTCCTTATCATACAGGTATATGCCTTTCCCGCAGGCGATCTCAGGGTAATTCCTTTTCAGGTTGCGGTAAAAAACATTATCCATAACACTCTTCCTCCCGGCATGATTACTTTTCCTTCATTATACATTATATTATGAAGGAATTCCATCATCAGATTAAAAATTTATTATTTTTTTACGACTTCTTCTCTTATGCTCTTACTTCTGTCAATTTTAAAAGAATAGACTTGTTTTACAGGTCTTTTTTTCATATTAAGAATTTTTTAAAACAAGATGGATTTCCTGCATCCTTTATTGTATAATGAAGTATATGATTCACAAATAAATCTTGGGAGGAGGAGGTATCTTTATGTCCAAAAGAAAAATGGCCGTGCTTGTGCTCCTGCTGTTTATCGCCAGCATAGCTGTTACCGCCTGCAGCGGCAGCGCCCCGGCTAAAAAGGAGGAACCCAAACCAGAAGCGCCCAAAAAACTGCAGCTCAACATTATAACCGGCTCTACGGGCGGAACATACTTTGCCCTGGGCGGGGCCATGGCCAATACCTGGAGCAAGTATCTCACCAATGCCCAGATAACATCCCAGCCGGGCGGGGCATCGGTGGAAAGCATCAACCGTGTTAACGCCGGTGAAGTCGACCTGGGCATGGCAATGAACAACATTGCTGACGACGCCTGGAACGGCAAGGGTTCGTTCAAGTCGCCCCTGAAGAATTTCAGGACTATAGGGGTCATTTATCCCGAGGTTTACCAGGGCGTTGCCTTAAAAGAAAGCGGGATTAAAAGTCTTAAGGACATTAAAGGCAAAAAGGTTGCCGTCGGTCCCGTCGGCAGCGGCACGGCCGTCTTAAGCGAAGCGGTGTTCGCCGAAGCCGGAATTGACATCAAGAAGGATATCAAAGCCGAATTCGCCGCGTTTGGCGATGCGGCCAACAAAATGAAAGACGGCCAGCTTCAGGCCAACTTCGGGGTCTTGAGCTGCCCGGCCGCCGCGATTCAAGACATCATGACCGCCCGCAAGATAGAAATCATTGAAATCAAAGGCGAACTGTTTGACAAGATCAAGGCCAAGTACCCGTTTTTCAGCCAGTATAAAATTCCGGCCGGAACGTACGGCAATACGGAAGACAAGTATACCATCAACTGTATGGCCGCCCTGTATGTAAAGCCTGATTTGCCGGAAGATGTCGTGTACGACATCACCAAAATCTGGTATGAAAAAACTGCCGAAGTGGCTCAAGCACACGCCGCCGCTCAATGGATGGCCGACGAACTGAAAGCCGGCAGGTTGGAAACCGCTCTCTCCGGCATCACAACGCCTCTGCACAAAAGCGCTTACAAATACTTCGTCGAGAAGGGAATAAAAGTCCCTGACAGCATTAAACCTATTGACTAAACTGACAGGGGGTGGAGGCCGGGCAACTTCTATGTCCGGCCTCCTATTTATGAAAAAAGTATTTATTATACCTGCCTTGATCGTCTTGACAATAATATGCTTTTGGCCCATATATGTATTAGAGGTAAGGGTTGACGGCACTGAGGAGCTTGTTTACCAGCAGCCGGCAAAAAAAGGAGAAATTTTTGACGTGGCCTGGACCCACTCGGTGACCCTGCAGCCCGTGATTGAAACCTATAAACTGGAAGCGCCCGGCAGGATCCCGCTCGTCCGGATGGTTTTTGACGACTTTGGGCCCAACCTTCCGGCACGTCCCGAGTTCAATCAAAAGTGGACCATCTCCGGCGGTAAGTACATCGTTACCAACTATGACCGGTACTTTGAAAGGGTCCCTGTCGTCATC
It contains:
- a CDS encoding aspartate aminotransferase family protein is translated as MDNVFYRNLKRNYPEIACGKGIYLYDKEGNRYIDACAGAAVSNLGHGHPRIIKAMTEQAEKIAFCHLSRWTSAPIKELADLVASLAPGTLNKLYLVSGGSEATESALKMARQYYLERDGKSAKYRIVSRWHSYHGNTIGALSMTGDRRRKKYTPLLLDFPHIAAPYCYRCPFDKQVETCGAHCALDLERVLKTEGADSIAAFIAEPVVGAASGALVPHRDYFRVIRQICDHYDILFISDEVMAGYGRTGFIFAIEDFGVIPDMICSAKGMSAGYSPLGAVLAKDEIYDTFKRGSGAFVHGHTYGGNPLSAAVAVAVIKTLIEDNILENVRAVGDYMLKQLQEKLLPFWFVGDVRGKGLLQGVELVKDKATKEPFPASLGLAEKITVTLMKHGVVVYPGGGMADGENGDQFLLAPPLIITKEEVDELVERMEAGFAEFANTLAGYR
- a CDS encoding TAXI family TRAP transporter solute-binding subunit produces the protein MSKRKMAVLVLLLFIASIAVTACSGSAPAKKEEPKPEAPKKLQLNIITGSTGGTYFALGGAMANTWSKYLTNAQITSQPGGASVESINRVNAGEVDLGMAMNNIADDAWNGKGSFKSPLKNFRTIGVIYPEVYQGVALKESGIKSLKDIKGKKVAVGPVGSGTAVLSEAVFAEAGIDIKKDIKAEFAAFGDAANKMKDGQLQANFGVLSCPAAAIQDIMTARKIEIIEIKGELFDKIKAKYPFFSQYKIPAGTYGNTEDKYTINCMAALYVKPDLPEDVVYDITKIWYEKTAEVAQAHAAAQWMADELKAGRLETALSGITTPLHKSAYKYFVEKGIKVPDSIKPID
- a CDS encoding 3-keto-5-aminohexanoate cleavage protein, which codes for MENKVIITVAPTGNVPTKEMNPNLPVTPQEIADQIYECWEEGAAVAHIHARDREGKPTSDVNVYREILACLEAKRNCDIITQLSTGGRAGKSYQERGQMICLAPEMASLATGSSNFPTSANFNDPETIAYLAGEMKKYGVKPEIEVFDTAMLFNALQLVKKGVLEWPLQINLVLGVPGSQPASAKQLFFLYENLPEGVTWTVSAIGKDHVSLSAVALALGGSVRVGLEDNIYYRKGVLATNVDLVRRVKKIALAMGREIATPAEARQILGLKKRQH
- a CDS encoding DUF1850 domain-containing protein; translation: MSGLLFMKKVFIIPALIVLTIICFWPIYVLEVRVDGTEELVYQQPAKKGEIFDVAWTHSVTLQPVIETYKLEAPGRIPLVRMVFDDFGPNLPARPEFNQKWTISGGKYIVTNYDRYFERVPVVIGAITANHTLRYDGKEVRLKDVYRPGGYVHIGLVRTPPFQYLLKEVEIWLRNWLSNLQEK